GTGGCACCCTGGCCGGCTGCGGCAGCATAGGTGCGCCCGCGCGCCACGTTGACCACCGCGCCAGCTACGAGGTGCCCTTGGTACTCTGCACCGATGGATACGGCATAGTCCGGCACCCCGTAAAGGAAGTTCACGGTGCCGTCAATCGGATCGACAATCCAGGTAACGCCACTGGTCGATTCCACATTGGCGCCTTCTTCGCCAAAAATTCCGTCCCCGGGGCGCTGGGTGCGGATGGTGGTGGCAATGAACTCCTCTGTCGCGGTATCGACCTCCGTTACGGGATCCACGTCGCTGGACTTGGTGTGGGTATGCGCCGCAATGCCGTCACCGGCTACGAGTTCTGCACGCCGCGCAGTAATTAATTCCGCAGCGCGCGTGGCGGTAGAAACGGCAAAATCCCGCAATTGAAGAAAATCGATCTGGTCAGTCATGCCAACTATTGTGCCTTCTTCTAGACTGTCGGGCATGACTACTCTTTCTGGCCATTCCTTTGGCATCGATATCGGCGGCTCCGGCATTAAAGGCGCTGAGGTGGACCTTGCCACCGGCGAATTCGTGGGCGAGCGTATGAAGATCGCCACCCCACAGCCATCTACGCCGCATGATGTTGCCAAGGTGGTAGCCCAAATCGTGCAGGAAAAGCAGTGGGACGGCCCCGTTGGCATCACCCTTCCTTCCGTGGTTCGCAACCAGGAAGTCGAGACTGCGGCAAATATTTCCAAGGACTGGATTGGGGTCAACGCCACAGAACTCTTTGCGGACTACCTGGATGCGGATTTTGCCGTGCTTAACGACGCCGACGCGGCGGGACTAGCAGAGGTTGCCTACGGAGAGGACATCGCCAAGCAGGGCTCCGTTATCTTCCTAACCCTCGGCACCGGTATCGGCTCAGCCTTCTTCCTAGACGGCCAGTTGTTCCCTAATACCGAATTGGGGCACCTCACGGTGGGCGATGACGAGGCTGAGAAGATTGCGTCTTCGGCAGTGAAGGACCGCGAGGGACTCAAGTACAAGCAGTGGACTAAACGACTCAACAAGGTTCTCGTGGAATATGAAAAGCTCTTTAACCCGCAGGCCTTCCTCATTGGGGGTGGGATTTCCCGCAAGTTTGAAAAGTGGGGCCCACACCTTGATATTGAAACCCCCGTCATGCCTGCACAACTGCGCAATCGCGCGGGAATTGTCGGAGCTGCGATGGCGGCGGTAGACGGTTTGAAACCGTAGTATTTACGCACTGCAGGTGACCCTATCCACCGGCAGATTGGAAAGATCCTCTATACTGGGCGGTCGATCCTAAGTTAAATAGCTCTAGGGCGTGTCTGGCCTGCATAAGGCCACAACGCGTTAACATCACACTGATGCACGAGCGCCCCACCAGGGCGCACTGAGCTGTTTCAATCAAGAAGTTAGTCGAAAGGGCGTACGTGGCAGCCACTGAATCTTCAGACCAGGCACTCGGCGAGGGCGAAAACGCCGCTGAGGCATCTACTCCTGCAAAGAAGACCGCCAAGAAGACGGCAAAGAAAACCGCGAAAAAGACGGCTAAGAAGACGGCCAAAAAGACCGCTAAGAAAACAGCCAAGAAGACTGCGAAGAAGACCGCCAAAAAGTCGGCCAAGAAGACCACTAAGAAGTCTGCCAAAAAGGCCACTAAGAAGACGGTCCGCAAATCCGCGGCAAAGAAGCAGGAATCCCCAGCCGAGTCCGAAAAGCAGGCACAGCCGGAAGCAGAAGAGGAGCTCGAGGAGGACGAGCACGACGAAGACGTCGACTTCGATCCCACCAATGCGGACATCGAAGACGATGATGACTTCGACGCTGGCGAAGACCTCGAGGACGATGACCTCGAAGAGGATTTGGACGACGATGATGAGGAAGAAGAGGAAGACTCCTCTTCCGTCTGGGACGAGGAAGAGTCCGCTGCGCTGCGCCAGGCACGCAAGGATGCGCAGTTAACCGCCTCTGCTGACTCCGTCCGCGCCTACCTCAAGCAGATTGGTAAGGTCGCCCTGCTCAACGCCGAGCAAGAGGTTTCCTTGGCTAAGCGCATCGAGGCTGGCCTATACGCACAGCACCGCATGGACGAGATGGAAAAGGCCCGCGCCGAAGGCGATAAGGCCGCCAAGCTCTCCCCCATGGAAAAGCGCGACCTGCGCAGCATCGCCCGCGATGGCCGCAAGGCCAAGAACCACCTTCTGGAGGCCAACCTGCGTCTGGTGGTTTCCTTGGCGAAGCGCTACACCGGCCGTGGCATGGCTTTCTTGGATCTCATTCAGGAAGGCAACTTGGGTCTTATCCGCGCGGTGGAGAAGTTCGATTACACCAAGGGCTATAAGTTCTCCACTTACGCCACGTGGTGGATCCGCCAGGCCATTACCCGCGCCATGGCTGACCAGGCTCGTACCATCCGCATCCCAGTGCACATGGTGGAAGTCATCAACAAGCTGGGCCGCATCCAGCGCGAGCTGCTGCAGGACTTGGGCCGCGAGCCTACCCCGCAGGAGCTGGCGAAGGAGATGGATATCACCGAGGAAAAGGTGCTCGAAATCCAGCAGTACGCCCGCGAGCCCATTTCCTTGGATCAGACCATCGGTGACGAAGGCGATTCCCAGTTGGGTGACTTCATTGAGGACTCCGAGGCCGTCATTGCGGTCGACGCCGTCTCCTTCACCTTGCTGCAGGACCAGCTGCAAGACGTGCTGACTACCCTGTCCGAGCG
This genomic stretch from Corynebacterium tuberculostearicum harbors:
- a CDS encoding inositol monophosphatase family protein, translating into MPDSLEEGTIVGMTDQIDFLQLRDFAVSTATRAAELITARRAELVAGDGIAAHTHTKSSDVDPVTEVDTATEEFIATTIRTQRPGDGIFGEEGANVESTSGVTWIVDPIDGTVNFLYGVPDYAVSIGAEYQGHLVAGAVVNVARGRTYAAAAGQGATVTGPDGIEHALRCGQTQDPALALVATGFGYGADRRAAQAELLTKLLPNVRDIRRIGAAALDLCRVAEGTVDAYFEHGINAWDFAAGAIIARESGAVVRHPGFDKGSADGELTWAAGADLAPAFEKLLAAHGATDALRG
- the ppgK gene encoding polyphosphate--glucose phosphotransferase, which encodes MTTLSGHSFGIDIGGSGIKGAEVDLATGEFVGERMKIATPQPSTPHDVAKVVAQIVQEKQWDGPVGITLPSVVRNQEVETAANISKDWIGVNATELFADYLDADFAVLNDADAAGLAEVAYGEDIAKQGSVIFLTLGTGIGSAFFLDGQLFPNTELGHLTVGDDEAEKIASSAVKDREGLKYKQWTKRLNKVLVEYEKLFNPQAFLIGGGISRKFEKWGPHLDIETPVMPAQLRNRAGIVGAAMAAVDGLKP
- a CDS encoding RNA polymerase sigma factor; the protein is MAATESSDQALGEGENAAEASTPAKKTAKKTAKKTAKKTAKKTAKKTAKKTAKKTAKKTAKKSAKKTTKKSAKKATKKTVRKSAAKKQESPAESEKQAQPEAEEELEEDEHDEDVDFDPTNADIEDDDDFDAGEDLEDDDLEEDLDDDDEEEEEDSSSVWDEEESAALRQARKDAQLTASADSVRAYLKQIGKVALLNAEQEVSLAKRIEAGLYAQHRMDEMEKARAEGDKAAKLSPMEKRDLRSIARDGRKAKNHLLEANLRLVVSLAKRYTGRGMAFLDLIQEGNLGLIRAVEKFDYTKGYKFSTYATWWIRQAITRAMADQARTIRIPVHMVEVINKLGRIQRELLQDLGREPTPQELAKEMDITEEKVLEIQQYAREPISLDQTIGDEGDSQLGDFIEDSEAVIAVDAVSFTLLQDQLQDVLTTLSEREAGVVRLRFGLTDGMPRTLDEIGQVYGVTRERIRQIESKTMSKLRHPSRSQVLRDYLD